In Gossypium hirsutum isolate 1008001.06 chromosome A10, Gossypium_hirsutum_v2.1, whole genome shotgun sequence, the DNA window GCCATTGAAGCAGTTCTGTTGCAGTATTTTGTGAATGGGGATACATGGGATTTTTGCTATTGTTGCTCGGGTAAGTTCTTCGTAAAGTCAGCATATTCGTTGCTAGCAAGGGGGTCTTCTTATCGTCTATAGAATGATGGGTGGATATGGAAGCTCCTTTCCCGGAGCGAATTCGTTCTTTATTTGGTTGGCTTTGTTGGATTGACTTAACTCAAACCAGATACGAAATTGCGGGAATATCACCGTTAATGCTTCGTGTTCGGGATGTGGATTTACAATGGAGTCTATGGAGCATATTTTATGTGAATGTCGTTTCGCAAAAGAGATATGAATAGCAATGCGTGTCGAAACTTTGCAGCTTGATTTTTATACCACCCCATTTCTAGTGTGGCTGGAAGGTAACAGCCGGTCTATGGAGCTGTTGGGTTTTCTTTTACCATGGGGCTTGGTTTTCACAGTTATTTTATGGTGTTTATGGAAAtgttgaaataaaagaaatttacaGGCTGTGCTTGATTCACCGAAGCAGGTGCATTTGATTGCAAGGAAATTTGCTTAGGATGTTTCTGGGCGTGGCAGCCTGTTATTCCGAGGGTTCACCGTGAGCGTAAATAGATAGCTTGGAAACGTCCCCCATTGGATTATTGTATTCTTAATACGGAAAGTGCGGTGCGGACTGGTAGGCGACCTTCGAAATGAGATGGGTGAGTGGTTGCATGGATTCATGATGAAGATAGGAGTAACGGACAACCTACAAGTTGAACTTTGGGGAGTTCGGGAAGGCTTTCGGATGGCTAGGGGCTGGATGTTACTAGTTTAATTTTGGAACTTGATGTGCTTTGGGTGGTGAATCTGCTATCTCGACCTTTTGAAGCTTCTCATTCGCTGGGCACTTTCGTTGAAGTTTGCTTGCTATTGATCCGAAATGGTTGGGTGATGAAAGTCtgacatattcttcgggagggcaaCCGGCCGATATGCTGACCACCTTGCATATTTGGCTCAGGACATGGCGGAGGGTTGTGTTTTCTTATCGGCATCACCGAACAGCTTGCAAACTTTTTTGCATGCTGATATGAAGGGCAAAGGTAGGATGTGTTTATAGTCTCATTGTTTCATCATACTATACCAACAAAATATTCTAATTAGTGTTTATGTTTCTATATTTGGTTACGGAATCTAATAATTATAATACGAGCATGCAAAATGTAAACACTTGTATATATAATACAAAATCTATTTTAAAGACTTTAAAGTTGGGAGGGTTTACAACATGATAATAcaattacttatttatttcaaacgtCAAATTGGCGGGACAAGAAGACTTAAAGTTGGGCTTTTCAACAACTATATTTATTTGGAGTagtaattattcaaaattttataagagCACTAGGGGAAAAATATTGTATCGCTCAAGCTTTTACAGGGCCCTATTATTTTACCCTTACTTACTCGCAATATATTAGTACAATTTATGAGCGTGTGAGGGGGTTGTCCGGGATTTGGCCTATCATAGCATAAACGAATCTCCCACAATTGTTTTTGAGTGCGACTTGGATTTAGATTGCAAGCAATTTGAGGATAGGcttttaaaacatgaaaaactTCATCTGCAACTTGCTTCACCGTCCAACTTGTCTGACGTCCAAATCTCACAACTACAtcaaaacaacaataaaaagCAAATTAGAGACAAGATGTGCTAGGGTAATACcgatataaaaaaatcaatttaattcaatatatGAACTAACAACAAAGTATAATGAAGATATTACTTGTTTTTATGCCAAGCCTGAGTTTTAAGGCAGACTTGAAGTATGTAAGAGGATCGTCAGGGTAATCAGAACAAGTTCCATGCTTTTTCCATTCATATTCCCAAAATTGGTAGTTTGCAGTCAAGTTAAGACCATCAACTAAGTTTGGCcatattgatgttaaatataCTTCAATTGGAcgcaatttaatcttttaaacaaCAAAAGATTTTATTAGAGAACTGACAAACTCATTCATTCCAATAAACGAAATTAAATTAATGATGAACTTACCGGGAGATCTGTGGGAGGAGTGGGTGTCTTTAGGGTACAAGGATTATTTTTATTGTAAGGAGGTATTGGTTCGTCATTACTATCTTGTGGCCATATACCGTGAATTGTGAAGTCGGAAGGAATAGGAGGTTTGCAAGTATACATTCCATGACATGCAGCAGGTGGCCATTGGAGACTAAGTTTGTAGAAACTTATCGTGGGTGGCGGAGCTGACGCCTTGAATTGGTGGTGGATGAGTGTAGTTATGTTCAAGCTAGCGAGTTGTGAATATAATCGGAAGCAAACTGAGAGACAAACCACGACGGCAGCCAATAATAAATATTTCGATATCGACCACATTGTAACACAAGGGAAAATTTCTATAAAGTTATCTATTCCATTATTCAAGGGGTCGATCTTTTTATAACACTAGTATGCAAGTAGGACGACATACATGTACgatcattttttttttttattcatctaACTAGCTTCTTGATGTCTTTTTCCCTTCCTTATCTAACTcctttttgtctttttctttttaaccactttttttaatttatatttttaattaatatctcATTGGTGAC includes these proteins:
- the LOC107896791 gene encoding ribonuclease MC; protein product: MWSISKYLLLAAVVVCLSVCFRLYSQLASLNITTLIHHQFKASAPPPTISFYKLSLQWPPAACHGMYTCKPPIPSDFTIHGIWPQDSNDEPIPPYNKNNPCTLKTPTPPTDLPIKLRPIEVYLTSIWPNLVDGLNLTANYQFWEYEWKKHGTCSDYPDDPLTYFKSALKLRLGIKTIVRFGRQTSWTVKQVADEVFHVLKAYPQIACNLNPSRTQKQLWEIRLCYDRPNPGQPPHTLINCTNILRVSKGKIIGPCKSLSDTIFFP